The Polyangium aurulentum genomic interval TGAGGAGCGGGAGGCAGCGCATGGCGACGATGGCAGACAGCGAGCTCGCGGCGTTCGATGGGCTCGACACCGACACGGGCAACGACGCGGGCAACGAGGCAGATGGGGAGACCGGGGACGGCCTCGTGGTCGAGGGCGCGCTCGCGCGCAAGGCGGCTCCGGCGACGAGCGCCACCGCGATCACCCGCGAGCAGCGCCGATCGCGCCGCAAGCGCGAGGTGCGCGCCCGGACGATCAGCGTCAAGCGCATGACCAAGCGCGAGCTCGAGATCGGGCGGATGCTCTATCCCGAGACGGACTACTACAAGCCGCGGACCCGCGCCGAGTGCGTCGACGGCCCGAGGCCTTGTCCGTACGTCTCGTGCAAGCACCACCTGTTCCTCGACGTGTCGGCGCGCACGGGTGCGATCAAGCTGAACTTCCCCGACCTCGAGGTCTGGGACATGAACGAGAGCTGCGCGCTCGACGTGGCCGATCGCGGCGGCACGACCCTCGAGGACGTGGGCGCGATCATGAACCTGACCCGCGAGCGCATCCGTCAGGTCGAGGTGAAGGCGCTGGCGAAGTTGCAGGCGCTGCGCGACATGTCCGCGCTGCGCGACTACGTGGACGAGGGCCCGGTCGGCAAGCGCCGCCTGCCCGTGCTCGCCGCGCGCGACGAGGAAGAGGACATCGAGGACGAGGACGGTGACGAGGACGACGACGACGATCTCGACGCCGACGAGTCCGACGCGCCCGTGAACCTCGACGACGCGCAGATGGAGCTCGACGCGGAGTGAGCTGAGCGCGCGCCTACTCCGGGCGCGCTTCGATGACGACCAGCGACGACTCGTTCAGGGTCGTCGCGAGGAAGGCTGCGAGCGCTGGCGGGGCCGGCGCTCCGTGGACGGGCGCCGAGCGCCCTGACCAGAGCCCGATGAGGCGACGCCGGGGATCGGCGCGCGCCTCGCCGTCGCGTTTCGATGCGAGGGCCACCGCGCGGGCGATGTCCGAGGCCGGCAGGCCCGAGCTCGCGAGGCGCGTGAGGAGCGTGCGCACGTCGTTCACGGCGCCCGCGAGCAGATCCGCAGGGGCTCGCACGTCGATGACGAGGGCCGCCGCGCGCCCTGTGCCCGTGACGCGCGCGGATGCGCGTGCACCTCCTGCGGCCGGGAGCGCGCCGTCGAGCAGGCCGCCTTCGCCTCCGAGCGCGAGCGCCGTCACCAGCGCCAGCTCGTGCCCCGACGCGCCCACCGGCGGCACCGGCGCGGCCACGAGGGCCTGCCCGAGCGCGGCGTCGCGCGGGAGCTTGGCGGCGAACGATCCGGCGCGCGGCGAGCCGAGCGCGCTCGCGTTGCACGCGCGTTCGCGATCGCGCGGCACGAGCCAGCGATCGACGGCGAGCGCGGCCTCCGAGGCTTGCGCGGCGTCTGCGTTGGCGAGGAACGCGAGGCGGACCGGGCCTTCGGACAGGGCGCGCAGCCGCGCCTGCGCTGCGGCGAGGCTCGTGCTCGACACGCGCGTGAACGAGCCGAAGGGATCGATCCACGAAGGATGATCGGGCGCGAGGGCCGACGAGAGCGCCTCGAACGCGATGCCGCCGCGACCCGTCGTGCGCTCGATGTGCGCGAGGGCCGAGGCGCGCGCCTCCGAGAGCGCTTCCGTCGTCAGCTCGGTCCCCGCGAGCGCGCGCGCGGCTGCGCCTGCAACGCGTCGCGCGAGCTCTGCCGGGGTCTCCTGCTCGTCGCGCGGGGCCGCGTGCGCGAGGATGCCGGCGCCGTCGGGGCCGAGCCACGGCTCGAGCGTGACGTCGCCGCCCCTGCGCTCGGCCACGGCGGCCATCAGCGCGAGCGCGGTCGAGCCTGCGTCGGAGGCTCCCTCTTCGGCCACGCCGCAGCTACTCGCCACGAGCGCCCAGACCTCGCCCTGGCCGCGCTCGACCGCCACGCGGCGCTCGGCCACGGGCGCGTTCGTCGAGGCGAGGGCGCGCTCGAGCTCGGCGGAGAAGGTTTTTCCGGGGCGCGCGGCGCCAGGATCGGGGCCGGGCGGCGGCGGGACACCGAGCGCGACCGCCGTGCGCGCGGGGGCGCCG includes:
- a CDS encoding sigma factor-like helix-turn-helix DNA-binding protein, whose product is MATMADSELAAFDGLDTDTGNDAGNEADGETGDGLVVEGALARKAAPATSATAITREQRRSRRKREVRARTISVKRMTKRELEIGRMLYPETDYYKPRTRAECVDGPRPCPYVSCKHHLFLDVSARTGAIKLNFPDLEVWDMNESCALDVADRGGTTLEDVGAIMNLTRERIRQVEVKALAKLQALRDMSALRDYVDEGPVGKRRLPVLAARDEEEDIEDEDGDEDDDDDLDADESDAPVNLDDAQMELDAE